The Microterricola viridarii nucleotide sequence AGGAATGCTTGTTCACACCGTCGTAATTGGCGAAGATCGATCCGGCGCCGATGTTGGAGTGCTCGCCGATCGTCGCGTCGCCGACATAGCTGAGGTGCGGGACCTTGCTGCCGGTGCCGATCTTCGCGTTCTTCGTCTCGACGAACGCACCGATCTTGCCGTCGGATCCGAGGATCGTGCCGGGACGGAGGAAGGCGAAGGGGCCGACGGACGCCGCGGCGCCCACCACCGCGAGCGTGGCGTCGCTGCGGCGCACCTCGGCGCCCTCGCCGATCTCGCAGTCGACCAGGGTCGTGTCCGGGCCGATGATGGCACCGGTCTCGACGACGGTCGCACCGAGGATCTGGGTGCCGGGCCGCAGCGTCACGTCGGGCGCGAGCTTCGCCTTGAGGTCGATCCAGGTGCTTGCCGGGTCCTGGATCGTGACGCCGGCCAGCTGCCAGCCGCGCACGATCAGCGCGTTCAGACGCAGGGCCGCCTCGGAGAGCTGGGCGCGGTCGTTGACGCCGGCCACCAGCCAGGCCTCGGCCACGGGAACCGCGCTCACGTCGGAGCCCGCCGCGCGCAGCAGACCGATGACGTCGGTGAGGTACTTCTCGCCCTGGGCGTTGTCGGTGGTGAGCTTGCCGAGCTGCTCGCGCAGCGCGTCGGCGGAGAAGATGTAGACGCCGGCGTTGCCCTCGCCGATCGAGAGCTGCGCTTCGGTGGCATCCTTCTGCTCGACGATGCTGTCGAACTCGCCGGAGTCCCGGCGCACGATGCGGCCGTAGCCCGTGGCGTCGTCGTAGACGGCAGAGAGCACGGTGGCTGCGGCGCCGCTCGCCCGGTGCGCCTCGACGAACTGGCCGAGCGTCTGGGCGTCCAGCAGCGGAACGTCGCCGTTGATGACGAGCACATCGCCGGAGAAGTCGGCCGGCAGCGCGGCGACGGCCTGCTCGACGGCACGGCCGGTGCCCGGCACCTCGTCCTGGTCGACGATGATGCTCTCTGGCAGCTCGGAGTTGACGACGGCAGAGACGAGGTCGCGCTCGTGGCGCACGACGGTGACGATCGTCGCGGCATCGAGGGCCTTCGCGGTCGCGAGCACGTGGCTGACCATCGGCATGCCGGCGATCGGGTGCAGGAGCTTCGGCGTCGCCGACTTCATGCGCGTGCCCTGGCCTGCTGCGAGAACGATAATCGCCAGATTCTGATCGGTCATGGTTTCAGGCTCCTCGTAGTGGGAAGTGGGCCGCTTTCGTGGCCGTGTAGGTGCGGGCACGGTTTCATTTCCAAGGATTTCCTTGGAATCACGCTGCCGCCTTTCGGAGCGCCCTTATTTCAGCGCACAGCGCTGAGAAAAGCGCTCCGCCGCCAGGACTCGAACCTAGACCTAACAGCTCCAAAGGCTGTCGTGCTGCCATTACACCACGGCGGAACGCGCCGAAGTGACTTCCGCGCGTCCTCCAGTCTGCCAGAACATGGGGCCGGTCTCCGACGCGAACGCCGAAGCTGTGCGTGCCGCGCGCCGCGGCCGCGCCGTGCGGCCGGGATAATGGGGGGATGCCCACGAGTGACGAAGTCGACCGCATCGTCGATGCCTGGCTGCGCGAGCGCCCGGATCTCGACTTCACCCCGCTCCAGGTGCTCTCCCGGGTCGGTCGTTTGGCCAAGCACCTCGACCGCGCGCGCCGCACGGCCTTCGCCCGCTCCGAGCTGGAGTCCTGGGAGTTCGATGTGCTCTCGGCGCTGCGCCGGGCCGGAGAGCCGTTCCAGCTCTCCCCCAAGCAGCTCCTGCAGCAGACGCTGGTCTCCAGCGGAACGATGACGAACCGCATCGACCGGCTCGTGGTGCGCGAGCTCGTGCAGCGCCGCACCGACCCCAACGACGGCCGCGGCATCCTCGTCGTCATGACCCCGGCGGGCCAGACCCGGGTGGATGCCGCGATCACCCGCCTCGTCGACGCCGAGGCCGAGCTGCTCGGCGCGCTCAGCGCCCCAGAGCAGGAGCGCCTGGCCGGCCTGCTGCGCAAGCTCTCGCTCGAC carries:
- the glmU gene encoding bifunctional UDP-N-acetylglucosamine diphosphorylase/glucosamine-1-phosphate N-acetyltransferase GlmU is translated as MTDQNLAIIVLAAGQGTRMKSATPKLLHPIAGMPMVSHVLATAKALDAATIVTVVRHERDLVSAVVNSELPESIIVDQDEVPGTGRAVEQAVAALPADFSGDVLVINGDVPLLDAQTLGQFVEAHRASGAAATVLSAVYDDATGYGRIVRRDSGEFDSIVEQKDATEAQLSIGEGNAGVYIFSADALREQLGKLTTDNAQGEKYLTDVIGLLRAAGSDVSAVPVAEAWLVAGVNDRAQLSEAALRLNALIVRGWQLAGVTIQDPASTWIDLKAKLAPDVTLRPGTQILGATVVETGAIIGPDTTLVDCEIGEGAEVRRSDATLAVVGAAASVGPFAFLRPGTILGSDGKIGAFVETKNAKIGTGSKVPHLSYVGDATIGEHSNIGAGSIFANYDGVNKHSSQIGSHVRTGSHGVFVAPITIGDGAYTGAGTVVRKNVPAGALAISVAPQRNMDGWVHTHRAGSAADDAAQAAQAE
- a CDS encoding MarR family winged helix-turn-helix transcriptional regulator; this encodes MPTSDEVDRIVDAWLRERPDLDFTPLQVLSRVGRLAKHLDRARRTAFARSELESWEFDVLSALRRAGEPFQLSPKQLLQQTLVSSGTMTNRIDRLVVRELVQRRTDPNDGRGILVVMTPAGQTRVDAAITRLVDAEAELLGALSAPEQERLAGLLRKLSLDFD